AAAGCTTGGAGTAAAAGGATCTCCTGATGTTTTTACGTATATAAATTTAAATTTACAAGGATTAAAGCTTGGAATTTACTCTGATGAGATTAGCATAAAGTTTTATCAAGAGTTGTGTGAAAAATGTAAAAATACACATATCAAGGTTTTAAATCAAGATCTAATTGATTTAATTTGGAAATCCAGACCTCAGATTGAGTTTAGTCATATAGTTGAATTAATTGATGTTGAAAAAAATAATAAAAGAGTTGAAAAAATTAAGTCTATTTGTTTTTTCTTAGAAAAGAATTTGGCAGATTTTTATGTTATTACTGCTCTTGATGAGATTGCTTGGATATTGAATTTAAGAGGGTCAGATGTTAAAAAGTCAGCATTGTTTTATTCGTTTCTTTTAATATCTAGGAATAAAGATCGAAAAAACGTTCTTTTTATTGATACAAAAAAACTTGATTTGGGTGTTAAAGAAACACTTGAAATGGAGAATTTTGAAATAGAGCCCTATAGTGATTTTTACTGTTTTCTGGATCGGATAAAGCATGAAGGTAAATTTTTTGTTTCATTTTATACTAATGTCAAGGTTTTAAAAGTTCTTGGTGAGACTAATATCATTTTTGGAGAGAGCATTATAGGCAATCTTAAGGCCATAAAAACCGATTATGAAATTCTTAAGATGAAAGAAGCGCATGTTATTGATGCTATTGGTTTGATTAAATTTTTATGTAAGTTTAAAAGTCTGAGTAAGGTTGAATTGGCTGAATTGGATGAAATAGACATTGCTGATATGCTTTTGCATTTTAGGGAGTTGAATAAAGAATTTTTTAGTTCTAGTTTTGATTCAATAGTTGGTTTTAAAGAGAACGGAGCTCTTCCGCATTATAAGCCCAAAAAAGGCAAAAAAATAAATACCAAGGGCCTTCTTTTGATTGATTCTGGAGGCTCGTATTTTGGACTTGGTACGACGGATGTTACAAGAGTTTTTCTAATAGGGAGTGCTTCTAGTGAAGAAAAGCGTGACTATACTTTGGTTCTTAAGGCTTTCATTAGTCTTGCTTCTTTAAAGTTTCCATATGGATCTTCAGGGGCTTTTCTTGATGGAATTTGTAGATTGCCGCTTTTAAAAAATGGGTTGAATTTTATTCATGGCACTGGGCACGGTGTTGGGTTTTTTCTTAATGTTCATGAGCTTCCAGTTTCGATTAGTCCCAATTCCAGTTATCTTTTTAAAGGATCTGAGGTGGTTTCAATTGAGCCTGGTCTTTATCGAACATTTAGCCATGGGATAAGGATTGAAAATTTAGTTTTTGTAAGGCAAGCTTTTACAAATGATTTTGGATCTTTTTTAGAGTTTGAGAATTTAACTCTTGTTCCTTTTGAAAAAGAATTGATAGTAAAAGAGATGCTCTCAGAAGACGAGTTAAATTATGTTAATAATTATCATGAATATGTGTTTTTAGCTTTAAAAGAGCATTTTGATGATGAAGGAGAGTTGGAATTTTTAGCAAAGCTGACAAGTAAAATATGAGATTTATAATTGCATTTTTAATAATTTTAAATCAAGGATTTTCAGACTTGTTTTCTTTGTCGCAAGATATTATTTTTGAGAGTTCTTATGAGATCGCAATTAAAAAAGCCCAAAAATTGGGTAAAAATGTTTTAATTTTGGTTGGCAGAGATATTAAAGAAAATTTAATAAAAGATTTTTTAAATTCTTTTAAAAATGATGAAATTATTCATACGGTATCTAAAAAAAATGTTTTTTTAGTTATTGATAAGGATAATGAAATTTTTAATAAAATTAATCTGCAAAAAAGTCCAACTGTTTTTTTTGTGGATTCTAATAATGAGCAAATAAAGGCAGCTTATGTGGGAACTGTTTTAAACAACATTCAATTTGATAAAGATTTTTTAAGCTATGTTATGGGGGCTATAAAATCAACAAGTGTTTTAAAAAAGCAAAGAAATTATGAAATTAATACTCTTGATGAGAAGATCTTTTTTTATAAAACATTAAAAGGTGATTGGCGATTAAAGTCTTATGGTAAAGACAGAAAGCTTATTCTTTTTGATACAGAACTTAAAGAATTTTTAGTTTTTAAAGATATTGATGAGAACAAGCTTTATGCTATTCCTAAGTCCAGGGTTGGCAATATCTATTTTTCGTTATTGGGAAATGAGGAGTGGAAGCTTTTTGGAAAAATAAAATAAGTGTTTTTTGTTTGAAGGGGGAATGAGCTTTTATGGAAATGGTATTTTATCCTAATGATTTACTTCGCGTTAAGACAAAACAAATCGATAATATTGATAATAAAATTAGAGATTATGCAAAAAAGATGATAGAATTGATGGATATTAGTGGTGGAGTTGGACTGGCTGCTCCCCAAGTAGGCCTTGATTTGTCGATTTTCGTAGTTAGAGAGAATAAAATGGCAAAGCCTTTGGTTTTTATTAATCCTGTAATCACAGAAACTTCTTATGAGCTTAATTCTTACAAAGAAGGGTGTTTAAGTATACCGGGAGTTTATTATGATTTAATGAGGCCTAAGGGTATTGTGATAAATTTTTATGACGAGAATGAAAAATCTTTTACTATAGAAAATTCTGATTTTTTGGCAAGAATTATTCAGCATGAAATGGATCATTTGAATGGAGTTCTTTTTATTGATTATTACGAAGAAAGGATAAAAAATAAATTATTAAAGCCTTATATGAGAGAAAGAGGTCTTAAGGCAAAATGAAAATATTTTTTGTAAGTTCTTCTTCTATTGCTTTAGAGGTTTTCAAGGAGATTGTAAAGCATTATGAAGTGGTGGGAGTTTTGACCTTGCCCGATAAACCTAAAGGTAGAGGACAAAAGTTAAGTCAAAATGTAATAAAGTTAGAAGCTATTGCTAAGAATATTAAAGTTTTTGATCCCTTGATTCTTGATGATAATATATTAAATTTAATTAGGGATTTGAATCCGGATTTAATGTTAGTTTTTTCTTATGGCAAGATCTTTAAAAAAGAATTTTTAGATATTTTCCCAAAAGGATGTATCAATGTTCATCCTTCTCTTTTGCCCAAATATAGAGGTGTTTCTCCTATTCAATCTGCAATTTTAAATGGCGATTGTGTTAGCGGTATTACTATTCAGAATATGGCTTTGAAAATGGATAGTGGAAATATTTTAGTGCAGAAAAATTTTAAAATAAAATCTTGTGATACAAGTTATGATATTTCAAAACTTGTATCAAGTCTTAGTCCAAACCTTGTTTTAGAAGCTTTGGAAAAAATTGGCAAGGGGTTTTTGGGAATTCCTCAAAAATCGAGTGAAGCCACTTTTTGTTCTTTTTTTAAAAAAGAATCGGGATTTGTAGATTTTAATTTAAGTGCATTTGAGATTAAAAACAGAATTAATGCATGCAATCCTTGGCCACTTGCAAGAGCTAGGCTTGATTATGGCGATATTATTTTTCATCGTGCTGATTTTTTGAAAATAGATTTATATAAAGAGAAAAAAGTAGGAGAAATTGTTGATTTTGATTCTGAAAAAGGATTATTTGTTAATACCGGAGAAGGGATTCTTTTGCTTTTAGAAGTTCAAAGGCCCGGAAGAAGGGTTTTAGATTATAAGTCTTTTTATAATGGGAGCAGACAGCTAATAGGACAAGTGTTTTCTTCAATAGGAGGGGTATATTAGTTTTAATAATAATGACAATCTAGAAAATAAATTTTCTAATGAAGATCAATTGTTTAAAAATAAATTAGATCTAATTCAAAGTGATAAAAATTGTAATGATGAAATGTTAATTTTGCCCAAAGCTACAATCAAGGCATTGCTTTTGGTTATTTTTGGATCTTTAATTGTTTCTTTTGCAATTTTCTTTATGGTTTTAGAAAATAAGGAGATTGTAGTTGTTCCAAATCTTTATTCTCTTACTATTGAAGATGCTATTATTGAATTACAGAGAAAAGAATTGATTCCCCACATTGAATTTAAATTTTCTTCAAGTGCTCT
This portion of the Borreliella afzelii genome encodes:
- a CDS encoding aminopeptidase P family protein — protein: MDINKRLDLLREHMKENGVDAYLVAGYDPHFSEYSHERYSTRKFITGFSGSFGTVIVTLSQAVLFTDGRYFLQADQELKGTEVSLIKLGVKGSPDVFTYINLNLQGLKLGIYSDEISIKFYQELCEKCKNTHIKVLNQDLIDLIWKSRPQIEFSHIVELIDVEKNNKRVEKIKSICFFLEKNLADFYVITALDEIAWILNLRGSDVKKSALFYSFLLISRNKDRKNVLFIDTKKLDLGVKETLEMENFEIEPYSDFYCFLDRIKHEGKFFVSFYTNVKVLKVLGETNIIFGESIIGNLKAIKTDYEILKMKEAHVIDAIGLIKFLCKFKSLSKVELAELDEIDIADMLLHFRELNKEFFSSSFDSIVGFKENGALPHYKPKKGKKINTKGLLLIDSGGSYFGLGTTDVTRVFLIGSASSEEKRDYTLVLKAFISLASLKFPYGSSGAFLDGICRLPLLKNGLNFIHGTGHGVGFFLNVHELPVSISPNSSYLFKGSEVVSIEPGLYRTFSHGIRIENLVFVRQAFTNDFGSFLEFENLTLVPFEKELIVKEMLSEDELNYVNNYHEYVFLALKEHFDDEGELEFLAKLTSKI
- the def gene encoding peptide deformylase, with product MEMVFYPNDLLRVKTKQIDNIDNKIRDYAKKMIELMDISGGVGLAAPQVGLDLSIFVVRENKMAKPLVFINPVITETSYELNSYKEGCLSIPGVYYDLMRPKGIVINFYDENEKSFTIENSDFLARIIQHEMDHLNGVLFIDYYEERIKNKLLKPYMRERGLKAK
- the fmt gene encoding methionyl-tRNA formyltransferase, which encodes MKIFFVSSSSIALEVFKEIVKHYEVVGVLTLPDKPKGRGQKLSQNVIKLEAIAKNIKVFDPLILDDNILNLIRDLNPDLMLVFSYGKIFKKEFLDIFPKGCINVHPSLLPKYRGVSPIQSAILNGDCVSGITIQNMALKMDSGNILVQKNFKIKSCDTSYDISKLVSSLSPNLVLEALEKIGKGFLGIPQKSSEATFCSFFKKESGFVDFNLSAFEIKNRINACNPWPLARARLDYGDIIFHRADFLKIDLYKEKKVGEIVDFDSEKGLFVNTGEGILLLLEVQRPGRRVLDYKSFYNGSRQLIGQVFSSIGGVY